Proteins from a single region of Nitrosarchaeum sp.:
- the pheT gene encoding phenylalanine--tRNA ligase subunit beta: protein MPVVELSYSRLQKLIGKVSKKQISDSLPFLGLDIESEDKDLVRVEYSPNRPDYSTDLGIALGLQGLLGIKTGIFKLNIKKSNNYVIHVDPSVSKVRSFVTGIIAKNGSVDDNLIKQLMAMQEDLHFGIGRKRKKSSIGIHDLDKIIFPLTYTTANREHKFIPLNSSNELTISTILSSTDVGKNYGAILGNSIKIPIILDSKKQTVSFPPIINAAVTTVTPKTKNLFVEVTGINKEDAENMLSIVATILQTAGFTLYSTKILGAKNTSPKLEPRKILINSNLINQTLGLDLSNSQIISSLKKSRLDAILKGKNIICFVPAYRFDIFGPMDLVEEISLGYGIQNLIPILSPSQTLGQPNSISVKLKSLSLIMVGLGYTEALNSSLTSKRVLYEMTNREPRNMISVLDSKSQEHTILRDSILPGLLENLSRNIHTTYPQRLFETGTVFSYGNPINETTNLAGISAHQDATFTEIKSILQSALKTGFNLEIETKTSSNPIFEEGRTASISINGKTIGMIGEINSKTIENYKIRVPVVGFEIFLSGLIFE, encoded by the coding sequence ATGCCAGTAGTTGAACTGTCTTACTCTAGACTCCAAAAATTAATTGGAAAAGTTTCAAAAAAACAAATTTCTGATTCTCTTCCTTTTTTAGGACTTGATATTGAATCTGAAGATAAAGATCTAGTAAGAGTCGAATATAGTCCTAATCGGCCTGATTATTCTACTGATTTAGGTATTGCACTTGGTTTGCAGGGGCTACTTGGAATCAAAACTGGAATTTTCAAATTAAACATAAAAAAATCAAATAATTATGTTATTCATGTAGATCCATCGGTATCCAAAGTCAGATCTTTTGTAACTGGAATTATTGCAAAAAATGGAAGTGTTGATGACAATTTGATTAAACAACTAATGGCAATGCAAGAGGATCTTCATTTTGGAATTGGTAGAAAAAGAAAAAAATCTTCTATCGGAATTCATGATTTAGATAAAATCATTTTTCCATTAACCTATACTACTGCTAATAGGGAGCACAAATTTATTCCATTAAATTCTAGCAATGAACTCACCATATCTACAATTCTTAGTAGTACTGATGTAGGGAAAAACTACGGAGCAATACTTGGAAATTCAATAAAAATTCCTATCATCCTAGATTCAAAAAAACAAACAGTGTCATTTCCACCTATTATCAATGCGGCAGTAACAACTGTTACACCAAAAACAAAAAATCTCTTTGTTGAAGTAACAGGCATTAACAAGGAGGATGCAGAAAACATGCTTTCTATAGTTGCCACAATACTTCAAACTGCTGGATTTACTCTTTATTCTACAAAAATTCTCGGAGCCAAAAACACTTCACCAAAATTAGAACCAAGAAAAATCTTGATTAATTCTAATTTAATCAATCAAACACTTGGACTTGATCTTAGTAATTCTCAGATTATATCATCTCTTAAAAAATCAAGACTCGATGCTATTTTGAAAGGTAAAAATATTATTTGTTTTGTTCCTGCTTATCGATTTGATATATTTGGTCCAATGGATTTAGTTGAAGAAATATCATTGGGTTATGGTATACAGAATTTAATTCCAATTTTATCACCATCTCAAACTTTGGGACAACCGAATTCAATATCTGTAAAACTCAAATCTCTCAGTTTGATAATGGTTGGATTGGGATACACTGAAGCTCTAAATTCAAGCTTGACAAGTAAACGAGTTCTATATGAAATGACAAATAGAGAGCCTAGAAACATGATCTCTGTATTGGATTCAAAGAGTCAAGAGCATACAATTTTGCGAGATTCAATTCTTCCTGGATTGTTAGAAAATCTTTCTAGAAATATTCATACTACTTATCCGCAGAGATTATTTGAAACTGGTACTGTTTTTTCATATGGGAATCCAATAAATGAAACAACCAATCTTGCAGGAATCAGTGCACATCAAGATGCAACTTTTACTGAAATTAAATCCATCTTACAATCTGCATTAAAAACAGGATTTAATTTAGAAATTGAGACAAAAACTTCATCCAATCCAATTTTTGAAGAAGGGCGAACAGCTTCAATTTCAATAAATGGAAAAACAATTGGAATGATTGGTGAAATCAATTCAAAAACAATTGAAAACTACAAAATACGTGTTCCGGTAGTTGGATTTGAGATTTTTCTTTCTGGATTAATATTTGAGTAA
- a CDS encoding Lrp/AsnC family transcriptional regulator, whose product MATAYVLINCELGSEEAIIQQLKGLDGVKEVHGTFGAYDILAKIESDTVEKLRETITWKIRKIEKIRSTLTLMGIEGQS is encoded by the coding sequence ATGGCAACAGCTTATGTTTTAATAAACTGTGAACTAGGTTCTGAAGAGGCTATTATACAGCAACTTAAGGGTCTAGACGGTGTGAAGGAAGTTCATGGCACTTTCGGAGCATATGATATCTTAGCCAAGATTGAATCTGATACTGTTGAAAAACTCAGAGAAACAATTACTTGGAAGATTCGAAAAATTGAAAAGATTAGATCAACTCTAACCCTTATGGGTATAGAAGGTCAATCATAA
- a CDS encoding EVE domain-containing protein, which translates to MKNVNYWLAKQEPSGPRGYNFETLKKDKKTIWDGVHNNLALKHMREIKQGDLVLFYHTGDERQIVGIMEVISDPYPNPKEDNKRFIVFDVKYKKSLKRPITLDEMKKQKKFQNWELIRISRLSVMPVPQQIWDTIIDISQN; encoded by the coding sequence GTGAAAAATGTGAATTATTGGTTAGCAAAACAAGAACCAAGTGGACCGCGAGGATATAATTTTGAAACTCTAAAAAAAGATAAAAAAACAATATGGGATGGTGTTCATAATAATTTAGCTCTCAAACATATGCGCGAAATAAAACAAGGAGATCTTGTTTTATTTTATCACACCGGTGACGAACGACAAATTGTTGGAATTATGGAAGTGATTTCAGATCCATATCCAAATCCAAAAGAAGATAACAAAAGATTCATTGTGTTTGATGTTAAATATAAAAAATCATTAAAACGTCCAATCACATTAGATGAGATGAAAAAACAGAAAAAATTTCAAAATTGGGAACTTATTCGTATTTCTAGATTATCTGTAATGCCTGTACCGCAGCAAATTTGGGATACTATTATTGATATTTCTCAAAACTAA
- the pheS gene encoding phenylalanine--tRNA ligase subunit alpha: MSQVLHEIEKKIITSLKNNEKQTPEKLEKSTNLSPDQIRRGIEWLKLKDLAIVTESQSIILSLGKNGLESLHKGLPERRLLDLLKNESKKLQDLQKELGNVFGPAMGLARKNNWVDASEEKIFLKNYPSELPGEKTLKQIGENKISKNEIDTDDLSFILKRPDFIIENVIKTKEISLTDTAKSIEITAGLSGEINVESKVPDVFVARTHPLKDIIDEIREIFVTLGFTEIIGNMTQPSFWNFDALFTPQDHPARELQDTFYLDSISAKKIGTSEQIKKISESHKKGWRYNWDINEARKMVLRTHTTCVTIKHLAENKPDEARVFSLGRVFRNEKVSYKHLVEFNQIEGVVVGKNATLRDLMGIQREFYRRIGITKIKFWPTFFPYTEPSLQTMVYNDRLEKWVELFGMGIFRPEVTKPLGITKPVLAWGGGIERIAMLKYDLDDVREFYNNNLSWLRSTTKCQ; this comes from the coding sequence ATGTCACAGGTACTTCATGAGATTGAAAAAAAAATTATCACCTCTTTGAAAAACAATGAAAAACAAACTCCTGAAAAACTTGAAAAATCTACAAATCTATCCCCTGATCAAATCCGCCGTGGAATAGAATGGCTTAAACTAAAAGATTTGGCTATTGTAACTGAATCTCAATCTATAATCTTATCTCTTGGAAAAAATGGATTAGAATCACTTCATAAAGGATTACCTGAAAGAAGATTACTTGATTTATTAAAAAATGAATCAAAAAAATTACAAGATCTACAAAAAGAACTTGGAAATGTTTTTGGTCCTGCTATGGGGTTGGCAAGAAAAAATAACTGGGTAGATGCATCTGAAGAAAAAATCTTTCTAAAAAATTACCCTTCTGAACTTCCAGGAGAAAAAACTCTAAAACAAATTGGGGAAAACAAAATATCAAAAAATGAAATTGATACCGATGATTTATCATTTATTTTGAAAAGACCTGATTTTATAATCGAAAACGTGATTAAGACAAAAGAAATATCATTAACAGATACTGCAAAATCTATTGAAATAACGGCTGGTTTGTCCGGTGAGATTAATGTTGAATCTAAAGTACCTGATGTGTTTGTTGCACGAACTCATCCTCTCAAGGACATTATTGATGAAATTCGTGAGATCTTTGTTACATTAGGCTTCACAGAAATAATTGGTAATATGACTCAACCAAGCTTTTGGAATTTTGATGCATTATTTACTCCTCAAGATCATCCTGCACGAGAATTACAAGATACATTTTATCTTGATAGTATATCTGCCAAAAAAATTGGGACTTCAGAACAAATCAAAAAAATTTCTGAATCTCATAAAAAAGGATGGCGGTATAATTGGGATATTAATGAAGCACGAAAAATGGTTCTTCGAACCCATACAACATGTGTGACAATCAAACACCTTGCAGAAAACAAACCTGATGAAGCTAGAGTATTCTCTCTTGGACGTGTATTTAGAAATGAAAAAGTAAGTTACAAACATCTCGTAGAATTTAATCAGATTGAAGGTGTCGTAGTTGGAAAAAATGCTACTTTGCGTGATTTAATGGGAATACAACGAGAATTTTACAGACGAATAGGAATTACAAAAATAAAATTCTGGCCAACATTCTTTCCTTATACCGAACCATCTTTACAAACAATGGTTTACAATGATCGATTAGAAAAATGGGTGGAGCTATTTGGTATGGGTATTTTTAGACCCGAAGTAACAAAGCCTCTCGGAATTACAAAACCTGTACTAGCTTGGGGTGGAGGTATTGAAAGAATTGCAATGCTAAAATATGATTTGGATGACGTCAGAGAATTTTACAACAATAATTTGAGTTGGTTGAGGAGTACAACAAAATGCCAGTAG